A segment of the Salvelinus sp. IW2-2015 linkage group LG6.2, ASM291031v2, whole genome shotgun sequence genome:
CGTTTTTGTTGTACCTTTTTTCTGCCTCACCTTGTCTTTAGAGCTCTGTGCTTGAGTTCTAGTTTTCAGCACTTAGATCGTCAATTATGAATGTGTTTTACACTGTGGGTCAGTTGTGCTGTTTGTCTACATCTCACTGCCCAGACCTTTACAACATCATTGTGTTGAAGTTTTCAATGACGCGTGTAGGAAAAACACCAGCTATATTTGCCTCTTGTGCAGAGGAGTTTGGGTTCATTCATATAGCAAATYTTTCGTTCTGAGTTGCCAACAAATCAGGTTTTACACTGCTGTTAGTTCAGTTTCACAGCAATTGTCGACTTTCATTGGTTGAGTGTCGATCATCACAGGCCTACATCTTCCGATTCTGCTTCGGATTGTTCTAGAATGGAATCACGTCAGGTTTGTCATTATTACTGTTCTCCCCAGGTGTTTGACTGTTTTCTGTTTAAAAACCAGATTAAAGATATTCTTAACGTGTCCTTGTGTGAATATATTTTAAGTGCGGCCTAAATAGCTGAGATGTTTATCACGGTGTTGTAGTGTCTTTAAGTGGTGACAGTAATCTGAGTGGATACAGCAAggctattcatttttttttttaaagcaacagGTTTATTTGAAGTAGTTTTTATGTTATATCTATGTTTATCAGAGAGTTTGACATGCAGTGTACAAGCCCTTGGCTTATTACATTAGACCCAAATAGCACATCTTGAGACGCTGCTATGTTGAATCCCATATGGTGTTTATTATAGatgatcctacacacacacaccgcataaTGATAGGACAGGCCTGAGTGACTGAAGTGAACATGAGTTTATTAGTTAACCTTTGGTTCAACCTCCTACACACATCACATTAGAGCTGCACTACGGTGGTCGCCATCTTGAAACTGGTGTCTGCTGATGCGTTGACCTCTGGTTCGAGCAGGATGTGTGGCTCTCTGCTCAGCCCTGGTGACCTGGACAGGGGTTCGGGGTTCAGGTAGTACAGCgcgggtgtgtgtctgtgtgtgggtgctctaccctgataaaaataaacagtGTGTTATGTCAGTGTATGTGTTCCTGTGCTTTACCGGTGCGATATAGTCTCATCGTACCTCGGGGcggctgtgtgtgtcagtgttatgTGGTGAGTCGGTAGTTAGGGGCAGCTGGTCTTCCCGTTGGGGGGGTAAGGGGTAGAGCAGCGTCTGGGCTGGGGATTGCTGTCCGTGGGCCTCTCAGCCTCTAGCCCCTCTTAATGCTGGATACGGCGGATAGACTGGATCTGGGGGGTCTGGGAGTGGGAGCCCCAGTTCTTCCAGTGCTGGTAGTCTCCACTGTGTCTCTCACACTCCATGATGTACTGCTGGCCCCTGTAGCCGGGGTACTGGTAGCACACAAAGCTGGGGGATAGCGATAGGGGATATTCATTTAACACTAAGGTTTAGTATATCATTCGTGTGTGCAAAGTATTAAACCACAGCTGTTTGCTAacacgtggtgtgtgtgtagtgaataATAGACGTTAACTTACGCGCCACACTGCACGTGCATGGAGCCGACCTCGGGCATGGACCAGCCCATAGCCTGCAGGGAGGGGTAGTCATCACACAGCTCAACACTGCGGCCCATGAAGTTCTCTCTCTCAAAGATCATCATACGACTGCTCATGTgggactgagagaaagagaggaaggttacacacacataaatatgaCCATATTCCAAGAATTTGGGAGTTTCTCAAGGAAGGCCTTAATAGAATGTATCTGTTTggcagacataaaaaaaaaatgcattgattCTCTTTCACATCTCCTCTTTCTCACACACTGTGGTACTCACAGCACAGTAGATGGGACGCAGGGACATGAGGCGCTCCACGTGGTAGGACAGGGAGCCACTGTAGGCGTCCCAGTGGGggtactctcctctctccaggatGAACTGCTGGCCCTGGAAGTCATGGTGCTCAAAGCCCACCCAGCtacaggggggtgagagagatatTTTACACATTGAGATATTTTACACGTTGAACTACCATCTTATACACCCACATTGAACCAGCCACTATAAACAAAATAACTCACtcatccacacagacagacagattacacACCTGGATTCCTCTGTCCATAAATAAACATTCCCACTAAACAGATGGCGTAAACACAGTGTGAAACTCACGCTCCACTCTCCACTCTGATGGAGCGGATGATGTCTAGACCACACTCGTGGATGTTGCAGCACTCAGAGGTGAACTCCTGGCACTTGCCCTGGAAGTGCTCCTGCTCGAACACagtcacctacagagagagagagatgggtggggagagggagaagaaatggAAGATGAGAAGAGGGACATTTAAGGTGACAGAGCCCATCCCACTTATGCAAAGGTYTGTTACCTTGAAGAAAGGAGCCACGCCCATTCCTGAGTTGACAAGGGAT
Coding sequences within it:
- the LOC111965762 gene encoding beta-crystallin A1-2 — protein: MYRTTRSPMMQSLVNSGMGVAPFFKVTVFEQEHFQGKCQEFTSECCNIHECGLDIIRSIRVESGAWVGFEHHDFQGQQFILERGEYPHWDAYSGSLSYHVERLMSLRPIYCASHMSSRMMIFERENFMGRSVELCDDYPSLQAMGWSMPEVGSMHVQCGAFVCYQYPGYRGQQYIMECERHSGDYQHWKNWGSHSQTPQIQSIRRIQH